From the genome of Staphylococcus haemolyticus, one region includes:
- a CDS encoding mechanosensitive ion channel family protein has protein sequence MNQVKNVLSSLFEPLTKIETYENLSIKIALIIIYIIVALIVIAILNKVIEQAFKIQNRSSKGNKKRSRTLISLVQNVVSYIVWFIVITTILSKFGISVEGIIASAGVVGLAVGFGAQTIVKDIITGFFIIFENQFDVGDYVKINSGGTTVAEGTVKSIGLRSTRINTITGELTILPNGSMGEITNFSITNGFSIVEIPVSVEENLDKVEKRLNKLFTAMRSKYYLFITDPVVEGIDSLDETKVTFRISAETIPGEGVSGSRILRKEIQRVFVQEGIKLPQPIYIKNNNQQGKS, from the coding sequence ATGAATCAGGTCAAAAATGTATTGTCTTCATTATTTGAACCTTTAACTAAAATAGAAACATATGAAAATTTATCTATTAAAATAGCACTAATTATCATATATATTATTGTTGCACTTATCGTCATAGCAATATTAAACAAAGTAATTGAACAAGCATTTAAAATTCAAAATCGCAGTAGCAAAGGTAATAAGAAACGTTCTCGAACGCTTATTTCGCTTGTGCAAAACGTAGTGAGCTACATTGTTTGGTTCATTGTGATTACTACTATCTTAAGTAAATTTGGAATTAGTGTTGAAGGTATCATCGCCAGTGCCGGTGTTGTCGGTTTAGCTGTTGGTTTCGGTGCTCAAACGATTGTTAAAGATATCATCACTGGTTTCTTTATTATATTTGAAAATCAATTTGACGTTGGCGATTATGTTAAAATCAATAGCGGTGGTACAACAGTAGCAGAAGGAACAGTAAAATCTATTGGCTTAAGATCAACACGAATTAACACAATCACTGGTGAATTAACGATTTTACCGAATGGTAGTATGGGAGAAATTACTAATTTCTCTATTACTAATGGTTTCTCTATAGTAGAAATTCCGGTATCTGTAGAAGAAAACTTAGACAAGGTAGAAAAGCGTCTAAATAAACTATTTACTGCAATGCGTAGCAAATATTACTTATTTATCACTGATCCAGTCGTAGAAGGTATTGATTCGTTGGATGAAACTAAAGTAACGTTTAGAATATCTGCTGAAACTATTCCAGGTGAAGGGGTATCCGGCTCAAGAATATTACGTAAAGAAATTCAAAGAGTATTTGTTCAAGAAGGTATTAAATTACCACAACCAATTTATATTAAAAATAATAATCAACAAGGCAAATCTTAA
- a CDS encoding ParB/RepB/Spo0J family partition protein: protein MSHNQDERLAISQNEQIQKIDLSKIKANPYQPRKTFDDDRLSDLAMSIQTHGVLQPIVLCQTVQGYYIVVGERRFRASQLAGLTEIPAIIKELSDSDMMELAIIENLQREDLNAIEEAESYQRLMNDLGLTQQKVAERLGKSRPYIANMLRLLNLPKDISNQVKEGALSSAHGRTLLGIKDVTMMKKISQQAIRENWSVRYLEQVVNELQDGGQSKKSKATTQIKPMFIQKQERRLKEKFGSKVDISTSKNIGKITFEFKTEEEFKRLIQKLNDEV from the coding sequence GTGAGTCATAATCAAGATGAGCGATTGGCGATAAGTCAAAATGAACAAATTCAAAAAATTGATCTTTCTAAAATTAAAGCCAATCCATATCAACCTCGTAAAACATTTGACGATGATAGATTAAGTGATTTAGCAATGTCAATACAAACTCATGGTGTATTACAGCCCATTGTATTGTGTCAGACTGTACAGGGCTACTATATAGTTGTTGGCGAAAGACGATTTAGAGCATCTCAATTAGCAGGGTTAACCGAGATACCTGCCATTATTAAAGAATTGTCCGATTCTGACATGATGGAATTAGCAATTATCGAGAATTTACAAAGAGAAGATCTCAATGCCATTGAAGAAGCTGAAAGTTACCAGCGCCTCATGAATGATTTAGGATTAACACAACAAAAAGTAGCGGAACGACTAGGCAAATCACGACCATATATCGCAAATATGCTAAGATTGCTAAATTTACCCAAAGATATTTCGAATCAAGTCAAAGAAGGTGCGTTATCTAGTGCACATGGACGCACGTTGTTAGGCATTAAAGATGTCACTATGATGAAAAAGATAAGCCAACAAGCCATACGTGAAAATTGGAGTGTTAGATATCTTGAACAGGTTGTAAATGAATTACAAGACGGTGGGCAGTCTAAAAAAAGCAAAGCAACAACGCAAATAAAACCTATGTTTATTCAAAAGCAAGAACGTCGACTAAAAGAAAAGTTTGGGTCTAAAGTAGACATTTCAACTAGCAAGAATATAGGTAAAATAACATTTGAATTCAAAACAGAAGAAGAATTTAAACGACTCATTCAAAAACTCAATGACGAAGTATGA
- a CDS encoding PLP-dependent transferase, which yields MKDTQLAQISLTKDITGAIANPIYLSTAYQHPHLGQSTGYDYTRTKNPTRSAFEESFAKLEGGIASFATSSGMAAVQLICNLFQPGDEILVAFDLYGGTFRLFDFYEKQYGIKFKYVDFLNYEEVVNAITPNTKALFIEPISNPQMIEIDVDPYYILSQQHNLLTIIDNTFLTPYLSTPLEDGADIVLHSATKYIGGHNDVLAGVVTVKDGSLAEQLGQLHNMIGATLSPIDSYLLQRGLKTLHLRIERSEANAKKLAERCKVSSAIDEVLYSGKTGMLSLRLNKDFSVAKFLENLEICIFAESLGGTETFITFPYTQTHVDMPDEEKDKRGIDEHLIRLSIGIEDYNDIESDILRALENSKVGVIS from the coding sequence ATGAAAGATACTCAATTAGCACAAATATCATTAACTAAAGATATTACTGGCGCAATAGCCAACCCTATCTATTTGTCTACTGCATATCAACATCCTCACCTTGGTCAGTCAACAGGCTATGATTATACAAGAACAAAGAATCCAACACGTTCTGCATTTGAAGAATCCTTTGCGAAATTAGAAGGAGGTATTGCTTCATTTGCCACTTCAAGTGGCATGGCTGCAGTACAACTCATATGTAACTTGTTTCAACCAGGTGATGAAATATTAGTCGCTTTCGACTTATATGGTGGTACATTTAGATTATTTGACTTTTATGAAAAACAATATGGTATCAAATTTAAATATGTTGATTTCCTAAATTATGAAGAAGTTGTTAACGCTATTACGCCCAATACAAAGGCACTTTTCATAGAACCTATTTCGAATCCACAAATGATCGAAATTGACGTTGACCCTTATTACATCTTAAGTCAACAGCATAATCTATTAACAATTATCGACAACACGTTTTTAACACCTTATTTATCAACGCCTTTAGAAGACGGTGCAGACATTGTACTCCATTCAGCAACTAAATATATTGGCGGTCACAATGATGTATTAGCTGGGGTTGTAACTGTTAAAGATGGATCATTAGCTGAGCAACTTGGACAATTGCATAACATGATTGGAGCAACATTGTCTCCTATCGATAGTTATTTATTACAACGTGGTTTAAAAACATTACATTTACGTATTGAACGGTCAGAGGCAAACGCTAAAAAGTTAGCCGAGCGATGTAAAGTTTCTAGTGCTATAGACGAAGTGCTGTACAGTGGTAAAACGGGCATGCTGAGTTTACGTCTAAATAAAGACTTTAGCGTTGCTAAATTTTTGGAAAATTTAGAAATCTGTATCTTCGCAGAAAGTCTAGGTGGAACAGAAACATTCATTACTTTCCCATACACACAAACGCATGTCGATATGCCGGATGAAGAAAAAGATAAACGTGGCATAGATGAACACCTTATACGCTTATCCATTGGTATTGAAGATTATAACGACATTGAGTCAGATATTTTACGAGCATTGGAGAATTCTAAAGTAGGAGTGATTTCATGA
- the metC gene encoding cystathionine beta-lyase MetC — MSLSKETEVIFDEHRGVDYDSANPPLYDSSTFHQKVLGGNAKFDYARSGNPNRQLLEEKLAKLEGGQYAFAYASGIAAISAVLLTLKANDHVILPDDVYGGTFRLTEQILNRFDIQFTTVNATQPKEIERAIQPNTKLIYVETPSNPCFKITDIRAVAAIAKRHHLLLAVDNTFMTPLGQSPLALGADIVVHSATKFLGGHSDIIAGAAITNRKDVADALYLLQNGTGTALSAHDSWTLAKHLKTLPVRFKQSTSNAEKLVAFLKEREEIAEVYYPGNSSLHLSQANSGGAVIGFRLKDETKAQDFVDALTLPLVSVSLGGVETILSHPATMSHAAVPEDVRNERGITFGLFRLSVGLEQPQELIADLNYALKEAFNESIIESITEQRFSS, encoded by the coding sequence ATGAGCTTATCAAAAGAAACCGAAGTTATTTTTGATGAACACAGAGGTGTAGATTACGATTCAGCAAACCCACCACTTTATGACTCTTCAACATTTCATCAAAAGGTGCTTGGTGGCAATGCAAAATTTGATTATGCCAGAAGCGGCAATCCAAACCGCCAACTTCTTGAAGAGAAATTAGCGAAACTTGAAGGAGGACAATATGCATTTGCGTACGCCTCAGGTATCGCAGCAATTTCAGCGGTATTACTAACATTAAAAGCAAATGATCACGTCATTCTTCCTGATGATGTATACGGTGGTACATTCAGACTTACAGAACAAATTTTAAATCGCTTTGATATTCAATTTACGACTGTTAATGCTACACAACCTAAAGAAATTGAGCGTGCGATTCAGCCGAATACCAAACTCATCTACGTTGAAACACCATCCAATCCTTGTTTCAAAATTACAGATATACGTGCAGTAGCGGCGATTGCTAAGCGTCATCACTTACTTTTAGCAGTAGATAACACATTTATGACACCGTTGGGTCAATCACCACTTGCACTTGGCGCTGATATTGTGGTTCATTCAGCTACTAAATTTTTAGGTGGCCACAGCGATATTATCGCAGGCGCTGCCATTACAAATCGTAAAGACGTCGCTGATGCATTATATCTTTTACAGAATGGTACGGGCACTGCATTGTCAGCGCATGATAGTTGGACATTAGCCAAACACTTAAAAACATTACCTGTGCGGTTTAAACAATCAACATCAAATGCGGAGAAACTTGTAGCATTTTTAAAAGAAAGAGAAGAAATTGCCGAAGTATATTATCCAGGAAACAGTTCATTACACTTATCACAGGCAAATAGCGGTGGTGCCGTGATTGGATTCCGATTAAAAGATGAAACGAAAGCACAAGACTTTGTAGATGCTTTAACTTTACCCTTAGTTTCAGTAAGTCTTGGGGGTGTAGAAACGATATTATCTCATCCGGCCACAATGTCACATGCTGCTGTTCCTGAAGATGTTCGAAATGAACGTGGCATTACCTTTGGCTTATTCCGATTAAGCGTAGGTCTAGAACAACCTCAAGAATTAATTGCTGACCTCAACTACGCATTAAAGGAGGCTTTCAATGAGTCGATTATTGAATCAATTACAGAACAACGTTTTAGTAGCTGA
- a CDS encoding bifunctional homocysteine S-methyltransferase/methylenetetrahydrofolate reductase: protein MSRLLNQLQNNVLVADGAMGTILYSEGLDTCPEAYNLTHPEKVESIHRSYIEAGADIIQTNTYGANFEKLRRFGLEHKVKDIHKAAVAIAKRAARPDTFILGTVGGFRSLQQEELPLSTIQYHAENQIDTLVEEGVDGLLFETYYDLEELTNIVTTTRRKYDIPIIAQLTASNTNYLVDGTEINKALQQLVACGANVVGLNCHHGPHHMQRSFSHIELPETAYLSCYPNASLLDIENSEFKYSDNAQYFGDVAQELINEGVRLIGGCCGTTPQHIAYIKSSVKDLKPVKNKNVIPINRQTNRAVTHTYKHNLTTKVKNGPTVIVELDTPKHLDTDLFFENIGKLDEANIDAVTLADNSLATVRVSNIAAASIIRQRYNIEPLVHITCRDRNLIGLQSHLLGLSLIGVNEILAITGDPSKVGHLPGATNVYDVNSKGLTELALRFNQGINTDGDALKKHTNFNIAGAFDPNVRKLDGAVKRLEKKVAAGMNYFITQPVYSKEKIKEVYEATKHLNVPLFIGIMPIASYNNALFLHNEVPGIKMSEDVLSQFKAVKDDKEKTKALSLRLSKELIDTVHEYFNGLYIITPFQRIDYSLELAAYSKAITQNKEAIS from the coding sequence ATGAGTCGATTATTGAATCAATTACAGAACAACGTTTTAGTAGCTGACGGTGCAATGGGAACAATTCTCTATTCAGAGGGTTTAGATACATGTCCAGAAGCTTATAACTTAACACATCCAGAAAAAGTAGAGTCTATACATCGTTCTTATATAGAGGCCGGTGCCGATATTATCCAGACCAACACGTATGGTGCTAACTTTGAAAAGCTAAGACGCTTTGGCTTGGAACATAAAGTAAAGGACATTCATAAGGCAGCTGTAGCCATCGCAAAACGTGCCGCACGACCTGATACTTTCATACTTGGCACAGTAGGTGGTTTCAGAAGTTTACAGCAAGAGGAATTGCCTTTGTCCACCATTCAGTATCACGCTGAAAATCAAATCGATACACTCGTTGAAGAAGGTGTCGATGGGTTATTATTCGAAACTTACTACGACTTAGAAGAACTGACAAATATTGTTACAACAACACGTCGTAAATACGATATACCTATCATCGCGCAATTGACCGCTTCAAATACGAATTACTTAGTCGATGGTACTGAAATCAATAAAGCTTTACAGCAATTAGTTGCTTGTGGCGCCAATGTTGTTGGATTAAATTGCCATCACGGTCCACACCATATGCAACGCTCATTTTCACATATTGAGTTACCAGAAACGGCTTACTTATCATGCTATCCAAACGCAAGTTTACTGGATATTGAGAATAGCGAATTTAAGTATAGCGATAATGCACAATATTTCGGAGATGTCGCACAAGAACTTATTAATGAGGGTGTGAGATTAATTGGAGGATGTTGTGGCACAACACCACAACACATTGCATATATCAAATCATCTGTAAAAGATTTAAAGCCTGTTAAAAATAAAAACGTCATTCCGATCAATCGTCAGACAAATCGAGCAGTCACACATACGTATAAACATAATTTAACAACAAAAGTTAAAAACGGACCAACAGTTATTGTCGAACTCGATACACCTAAACATTTAGATACAGATCTCTTCTTTGAGAATATTGGCAAACTTGACGAAGCGAACATTGATGCTGTTACCCTCGCTGACAATTCACTTGCTACTGTACGTGTTAGCAATATCGCTGCAGCGAGCATCATACGCCAACGTTATAACATTGAACCCCTCGTGCATATTACATGTCGAGATCGTAATTTGATTGGCTTGCAATCACACTTACTTGGCTTATCGCTTATTGGCGTTAATGAAATTTTAGCGATTACAGGTGACCCTTCAAAAGTAGGCCACCTACCCGGTGCCACGAATGTCTACGACGTAAATTCAAAAGGATTAACCGAATTAGCATTAAGATTCAATCAAGGTATTAATACTGATGGTGATGCGCTGAAGAAACATACAAACTTCAACATCGCTGGTGCATTTGACCCTAATGTACGCAAACTTGACGGTGCAGTAAAACGCCTTGAGAAAAAAGTAGCTGCCGGTATGAATTACTTCATTACACAACCTGTGTATAGCAAAGAAAAAATTAAAGAAGTATATGAGGCGACGAAACATCTTAATGTCCCTCTATTTATAGGTATCATGCCTATCGCAAGCTATAACAACGCACTTTTCCTACATAACGAAGTGCCTGGTATTAAAATGTCTGAAGACGTATTAAGCCAATTTAAAGCAGTAAAAGATGATAAAGAAAAAACAAAAGCATTAAGTTTGAGACTTTCTAAAGAATTGATTGATACAGTGCATGAGTATTTCAATGGTTTATATATTATCACACCATTCCAACGTATCGATTATTCATTAGAACTCGCAGCATATTCTAAAGCAATTACCCAAAACAAGGAGGCAATATCATGA